The Thioclava sp. GXIMD2076 region GCGCCGCGATCCAGGGCATCAGCTGGGTGTTCTGGACCCAGACCGGCAGGCCTGACAGCATGATCTGCTTGAACATCATATCCATTGACAGCCACGCCGCCACATAGCCCCCGATACAGGCGAAGGCCGCATGGCCGAAGGCGAAGATGCCGGAATTGCCGATGAAGATATAGAACCCCGTGACAAGGATGATGCGGATCAGGATCTCGGTCCAGAAGGTCTGCACCGCCAGCCCCGCCACCAGCGAGACGATGGCTGTGACAATCGCCAGAGCACCGATCAACACGATGGGGGTCCACTGGCTGCGCAGGAAGGATTTCATATCGGTTTGCGCCATGGATCAGACCCTTTTATGCACGTTTTTATTGGGGAAGAGGCCGTTGGGCCGCACGACCAGCGTCAGGATAACAAAGCCGAAGGCGAAGGCGTCACGGAAGGGCTTGAGATCGAAGGGCAGGTAGACCTGCAACAACGTGGTGGCGATGCCCAGAAGGAAGCCGCCCACGACCGCGCCCACAAGCGAACCCATGCCGCCCACGACCACCGCAACAAAGGCATAAAGTGCAAGAGGCGAGCCCCATGCGTAATTCACCGTGCCCGATTGCGGCAGATAGAGCAGCGCGACCGTGGCCGCCAGCATGCCGCTGATGGCGAAGGCCCCGCCGATAACGCGGTTGGCTTTGACACCCAGATATTGCGCCATGCGGAAATCCTCTGCCGCAGCGCGCACCTGAATACCGAAGCGCGAATATTTCAGGAAAAGGCTCAGCGAGATCATCAGGAAAGCCGTCACCCCGATGGTAATCAACTGGATCACCGGCACCCGCAGCGCTCCCAGATAGATGGGTTGGGTCAGACCATACCACAGATCCACCCCTCGCGCCTGGCTTCCATAGGCCAGCATCATCGCATTCTGCAGCACATAGCTGACGGTGAAAGAGGCCATCATCAGAGTGGGCGCCGAGGCATTGCGCAGGGGGCGGAAGACGAACCGCTCGGTCACCAGTGCCACCAGCACCACAATCGCACCCACCGTCGGGATCACGAAAAACCACGGCCAGGCGCCGATGAACAACTGGGCCGAGGCCGCGACCGAGGTGAAGGGCACGATCAGCGAATAGGCCCCCAACGTGATGAAATCGCCATGCGCGATATTGGCCAGCCGCAGGATGCCGAATAACAGCCCGACCCCGAGCGCCGCCAGCGCGAAGATCGAGCCGAGGCTCAGCGCATCCAGCGCGGTTTGCAAGACCTGTACCATGTCAGACCCCTTCCCTGTCAAAGCCGAAATAGGCCTGTTTGATGGCAACGCCGTCCTGCAGATTGGCGGTATCATCACAAAGCTGCACCTGCCCGCCGCGCAGCACATAGATGCGGTCGGCATGTTTGAGCACGCGGGCCGAGCTCTGTTCGTTGATCAGAAGCGTCACGCCGCGCCGCGCCTTGATCTCGGCGAGGATCTCATAGACCTGATCCACGATCTTGGGCGCAAGCCCCAGCGATGGCTCGTCGATCATGATGATCTCGGGATTGGTCATGATCGCGCGGGCAATGGCCAGCATCTGCTGCTCGCCGCCCGAAAGCCGCCCTGCCGGATAACTGGCACGCTCACGCAGGATCGGGAACAGATCCATCATCTCGCCCATCATCCAGCGCGCCTTGGAAGCATCGCCCTGCAGCATCCCGCCCAGCTTGAGGTTCTCTGCCACGGTCAGCGAGGAAAAGATCTGCCGCCCCTCGGGCACCAGCGACATCCCCCGCCCCGCGATCTCCTCGGGCTTATTGCCAAGGATCGGCTGGCCCGCCAGCGTCACGGCGCCGCGCGTGGCCTTCACGCCGCCCGCGATCGCCGCCATCAGGGTGGATTTTCCCGCGCCATTAGGGCCCACCACACAGACCGTCTCGCCGGTCATCACCTTCAAAGACACCCCGCGCAAAGCTGCGATCTG contains the following coding sequences:
- a CDS encoding branched-chain amino acid ABC transporter permease yields the protein MVQVLQTALDALSLGSIFALAALGVGLLFGILRLANIAHGDFITLGAYSLIVPFTSVAASAQLFIGAWPWFFVIPTVGAIVVLVALVTERFVFRPLRNASAPTLMMASFTVSYVLQNAMMLAYGSQARGVDLWYGLTQPIYLGALRVPVIQLITIGVTAFLMISLSLFLKYSRFGIQVRAAAEDFRMAQYLGVKANRVIGGAFAISGMLAATVALLYLPQSGTVNYAWGSPLALYAFVAVVVGGMGSLVGAVVGGFLLGIATTLLQVYLPFDLKPFRDAFAFGFVILTLVVRPNGLFPNKNVHKRV
- a CDS encoding ABC transporter ATP-binding protein encodes the protein MIERTVFLEVSDLHVSYGQIAALRGVSLKVMTGETVCVVGPNGAGKSTLMAAIAGGVKATRGAVTLAGQPILGNKPEEIAGRGMSLVPEGRQIFSSLTVAENLKLGGMLQGDASKARWMMGEMMDLFPILRERASYPAGRLSGGEQQMLAIARAIMTNPEIIMIDEPSLGLAPKIVDQVYEILAEIKARRGVTLLINEQSSARVLKHADRIYVLRGGQVQLCDDTANLQDGVAIKQAYFGFDREGV